Within the Natranaeroarchaeum sulfidigenes genome, the region CTCCGGTGTAGATATCGGGTAAGGAATGTCGACGGAACTGCCGGATAAGCTACTGAATATCGATGGACAGGGGACTGACGACCGGGACCCCGATCCTGACGGCGACGACGAGGAAACAGAAGAACGGGAGCGCTTCGTCGTCTTCCGCATCGGAGATACGGAGTACGGACTGGAAGTCGATCAGGTGCTCAGCGTTGTCGAAGAGACCGAATACACACGACTCCCCCGGAGCTCGGACGCGATCGAAGGGCTGATGGATCTCCGTGGGGCAATCACGGCGGTGATCGATCCCCAGAGCTACCTCGGGACCAGTCGCCACGACGATTCGCCCGATGAGCAGCGGGTCGTCGTCCTGGACAGACCGGCCGATCAGCAGGATATTGGTCTCAAAGTCGACGAGGTGCTCGGCGTCGAGTCCGTCCCCGTGAGCAGCATCTTCCACAAACCGTCACCAAAGCAGGATATCGACCCGAGCGCCCTCTCTCACGCCCTGGTCCGTGCGGTTGTCAGACCGGAGGACGAAAACAGTGACAGACAGGTCTCAGTGATCGATCTCGGCGGACTGGTGCAGGCGGCCGGGAACGCCTGATCCGGTCCGTCAGGCCTCCCGAACAGACACACTCACCCCCTCGCGTATACCGACTCCAATCTCTGTCCTTGCGACCGTATGTCACCGGTAACGTTCCCGAACATGGCCCGACGAGACTGTGAATATCAGATATGATAATATAAGAACAGCATTTATGTTGGTAGTTCGCCAAGCCGTGCGTGGTGTATTAACTGAATGTCGACAGGGGTGCTCATCGTGGACGACTCTCATTTTATGCGGAATCTACTCAGACAGATTCTGGAAGAAGACTACGACATAGTGGGAGAGGCGTCCAACGGTGCTGAAGCGGTCAAGTTGTACAAAGAACAGGAGCCGGACATCGTGATGATGGATATCGTGATGCCCAAATGTAACGGGATCAAGGCTACCGCGGCGATCAAGAAGCTCGATCCCGACTCCCGCGTTATCATGTGTACGAGCGTGGGACAGCGCGAGAAGATGAAACTGGCCGTCAAAGCCGGTGCGGACGGCTATGTGACGAAACCGTTCGAGGAACCGAGCGTCAGAAAGGCGCTCAGGGACGTTATTCCGGCATGACGAGCGTGCTCGTTGTCGATGACTCGCAGTTCATGCGGACAGTCATCGGCAACATCCTCGCCGATCACGGCTACGAGGTATACCGTGCGAGTAACGGCGAGCGGGCGATTGAGGCCGTCCGAGAGCACAGTCCGGATATCGTGACAATGGACGTCCAGATGCCGGAAATGGACGGGATCGAGGCCGTCGAACGTATCATGTCCGAGTATCCGACCCGCATACTAATGCTCAGTGCGCATACCGAGGATGGTGCTGATGCGACGCTTCGCGCTCTCGCATCCGGCGCGATCGATTTCCTGGAAAAACCTGGCGGGGAAGTCTCGACGGATATCGCCGGACTCGAGGATCGGCTGATCGAGGCGATCACCGCTGTCGAAGATGCCGATGTCGCTTCGCTGGCACGCTCACGAACGGCCGCATCGGCACGACGTGTCGCTGCTGGTGTACGGACCTCGACGGGAGCGTCCTCGCGATCTGTGAATCCCGCCAGTATGCGGGACGACCGGAGAGACAGCACGTGGAGCGATGTCACCGCCGATGAGGATCGGACGTATATGGAGCACCCCACGATCGTCATCGGGGCGTCGACCGGCGGGCCGAAAGTCATCGAGCGACTGCTCTGTTCGTTGCCGCTCGATCTGGACGCCCGAGTACTTGTTGTCCAGCACATGCCTCCCGAGTTCACGGCTCGACTCGCCAAGCGCCTCGACGAGCTCTGTTCGTACCATGTGAAAGAAGCGGAAGACGGCGACAGGATTTCAGGCGGGGAGGTGCTGGTCGCCCACGGTGACCGGCACATGGTTGTTGCCCACTCGGTTGCCGGGCGATCGAAAGTGCGGCTTACTGACGACGATCCCGTCAACGGTGTCAGACCGTCGATCGATGTTACGATGGAATCGGTCGCGGAGACCGTCGAACAGCCGGTTGTCGGCATCGCACTTACGGGGATGGGGAAAGACGGCGCGGCAGGTATCCGCGCGATCAAAGACGCCGGCGGGACGACGATCGCACAGGATGAGGCGACGAGTCCCGTGTTCGGTATCCCCAGACAGGCGATTGCGACTGGTGCGGTCGACCACGTGCTTCCTGCAGCGGGGATTACGGATGGCGTGCTCGATCAGCTATCGACGGAGGTGACAACTCATGGATGAGTACGTACGGGAGTTCGTACAGGAAAGCGAGGAAGGGATCACGGAGTTGAACAACGCATTGCTCACGCTGGAGCAAAACCCTGACGACGACGAGGCGATGGATCTGATCTTCCGTACCGCACACACCCTCAAGGGCAACTCCGGTGCGATGGGGTTCGATCGTGCGGAAGCGCTCGCGCACGCGCTCGAAGACCTGCTCGATGCCGTTCGGCGCGGCGAGGTCGAGGTATCGGCCCAGCTGATGGACCGGTTCTTCGATGCTGTCGATCAGCTAGAGGCGATGATCGAGGAGATCCCCGAACACGGCTCACCGCAAACGGACCCCGACGAAACGATCGAGATGCTTCGCGAGGAGCTCGAAGCGGCCGAAGCTATCTCAACGCCGACGGATGCGGAGATCGACGAGTTACTGGCTTCGGCTGACGAGCCAGCGGACGATCGTCACAACCGGTTTCACGTCCGGCTGAACGTGGCCGAGGAACGGGAACAACACGGGATGCTCGTCGTCGAGGCGCTCGAGGACGCGTTCGATCTCCTCGGGACCTCCCCACCGGAATCGGAGATCAGCGAGGGTGAGTACGGCGGCAACTTCGACGCCGTGTTCGCGAGCGCTGTCGGAGAGGAGTCGATCGCGGCCGCACTCGATCCCGTCGATGCTGTCGAGGAGGCACTCATCGAGGAGGTGACCGACAGGGAAGTCTCGACTCCAACCGACGAAGATGGTGGGACGACAGATGTCGAAGTGGAATCGGGACAGGACCCCGAGGAGATGGAAGTCGACGAACTGCTCGACGAGTTCAGCGAGTACGACGATCTGGACGAAATGGTCGAGCAGGTCGACGATGTGGAAGGATTCGACGATCTCGGCGACGCAGGATCGTTCGACGATATCGAGGTCGGAGACATCGACCCCGTCGACGAGGAGACAGTCGAAACAGCAGAAGCGGACGACGACGCCGTCGAGGCAGGCGCTGAACTGGCTGATGACGACGAGATCGAGGATGCCTCGGATACGTTCAAACAGCTACAACAGGAAGTCGATCCGGTCGGCTTCGACGAGCTACAGGCCGAACTCGACGAACTGGAATTCGAGGAACTCGACGACGACGACGAGGTCGGCTTCGACGAACTGCTCGAAGAGGACGAACTCGGCGGTGACGATCCGTTCGCTTCCGGTGAGTTCACCGATGACGACCCGTTTGGCGCTGGCGACGAGGGCGAGGAACCCGGTGTCGACGAACTGCTCGACGAGGCTGAGGAAGGCGAACCGGATAACTCAGACGTCGAAGCTGGTGAGGCCGAACGAGACGTCATCACTCCCGACGAGCCGGATATCGAATCCGATGAGCCGACTACCGCCCCTGCTGTCGAAGCGGACGACGAAGAAACGGGGACCGCCGATACGACCGCCAGCACAGAGCCGGCTCCCGAGGCCGAGGACCTAGACTTCCCTGCCGGGAACGACGATCTGTTCGGAGACGACGCGATCGAAGACGTTCCCGCGGGAGAATCTCCGGGAACCCTCGATCTGGATGACGCGGAAATCCATGACGTCGACGACGCCGATGAGAGTCCGGAGCTCGATCTCGAAGATCCCTTTGCCGATTCGGAGTCGACCGACGAGTTAGACGTGGATACCGCCACTGCTGAGGACGGTGAGAGCCTCGAGGACACTGATGACGCCCCGAACGAATCATCGATCAGCGAAGCGGGCGCATTCTCCGACATCGACTTCGGCGATCCTGCGGACCCCGAAGCTGAGCCGGGAGAACTCGATGATGGCGGATTCGGCTCGGCGGACGAACTGGACCTGTCGATGGATC harbors:
- a CDS encoding protein-glutamate methylesterase/protein-glutamine glutaminase gives rise to the protein MTSVLVVDDSQFMRTVIGNILADHGYEVYRASNGERAIEAVREHSPDIVTMDVQMPEMDGIEAVERIMSEYPTRILMLSAHTEDGADATLRALASGAIDFLEKPGGEVSTDIAGLEDRLIEAITAVEDADVASLARSRTAASARRVAAGVRTSTGASSRSVNPASMRDDRRDSTWSDVTADEDRTYMEHPTIVIGASTGGPKVIERLLCSLPLDLDARVLVVQHMPPEFTARLAKRLDELCSYHVKEAEDGDRISGGEVLVAHGDRHMVVAHSVAGRSKVRLTDDDPVNGVRPSIDVTMESVAETVEQPVVGIALTGMGKDGAAGIRAIKDAGGTTIAQDEATSPVFGIPRQAIATGAVDHVLPAAGITDGVLDQLSTEVTTHG
- the cheY gene encoding chemotaxis protein CheY; this translates as MSTGVLIVDDSHFMRNLLRQILEEDYDIVGEASNGAEAVKLYKEQEPDIVMMDIVMPKCNGIKATAAIKKLDPDSRVIMCTSVGQREKMKLAVKAGADGYVTKPFEEPSVRKALRDVIPA
- a CDS encoding chemotaxis protein CheA; translation: MDEYVREFVQESEEGITELNNALLTLEQNPDDDEAMDLIFRTAHTLKGNSGAMGFDRAEALAHALEDLLDAVRRGEVEVSAQLMDRFFDAVDQLEAMIEEIPEHGSPQTDPDETIEMLREELEAAEAISTPTDAEIDELLASADEPADDRHNRFHVRLNVAEEREQHGMLVVEALEDAFDLLGTSPPESEISEGEYGGNFDAVFASAVGEESIAAALDPVDAVEEALIEEVTDREVSTPTDEDGGTTDVEVESGQDPEEMEVDELLDEFSEYDDLDEMVEQVDDVEGFDDLGDAGSFDDIEVGDIDPVDEETVETAEADDDAVEAGAELADDDEIEDASDTFKQLQQEVDPVGFDELQAELDELEFEELDDDDEVGFDELLEEDELGGDDPFASGEFTDDDPFGAGDEGEEPGVDELLDEAEEGEPDNSDVEAGEAERDVITPDEPDIESDEPTTAPAVEADDEETGTADTTASTEPAPEAEDLDFPAGNDDLFGDDAIEDVPAGESPGTLDLDDAEIHDVDDADESPELDLEDPFADSESTDELDVDTATAEDGESLEDTDDAPNESSISEAGAFSDIDFGDPADPEAEPGELDDGGFGSADELDLSMDLEAGGDESESPEGSVSGGDTDSTPEADADSTLADTDSDETFETHPDETLEDTDPSGTLHEPAPGATGGNVRPDDEPSDEAVEASVESVNLESGTETPDVDNERPSAAAGTGVDTETIQSIRVDTEQIDQLMSLVEGLVSTRARLRRAVEADEPRRVIDNEVDELDALTAELQDTVMDVRLVPLRNVVNKLPRLVRDISRDQDKKVTLDMDGEDVEVDRSILDEIGDPLMHLVRNAIDHGIEPPEEREEAGKDPSGSIELRAHRERDTVVIEVEDDGRGIDVDDLGDAAVAEGIVERDELLTMDDEAVYELVFHPGFSTSEEVTDVSGRGVGMDVVARTVDELDGSVDIESETGEGTTVRIEVPISLAIADVLFVESGGEEYGIPTRVVSEIGPSGAITVEDGREVVDRGESSVPLIRLDEALDTPERGQNGDGMLVQVRDDVRPVAVHCDRVRGQQEVVVKPFEGFIGNIPGLSGATVLGEGDVVNILDIETL
- a CDS encoding chemotaxis protein CheW encodes the protein MSTELPDKLLNIDGQGTDDRDPDPDGDDEETEERERFVVFRIGDTEYGLEVDQVLSVVEETEYTRLPRSSDAIEGLMDLRGAITAVIDPQSYLGTSRHDDSPDEQRVVVLDRPADQQDIGLKVDEVLGVESVPVSSIFHKPSPKQDIDPSALSHALVRAVVRPEDENSDRQVSVIDLGGLVQAAGNA